A genomic window from Populus nigra chromosome 7, ddPopNigr1.1, whole genome shotgun sequence includes:
- the LOC133700006 gene encoding trans-cinnamate:CoA ligase, peroxisomal-like: MDQLQKCDANYVPLTPVTFLKRASAVYANRTSVIYEGTRFTWRQTYERCCRLADSLRSLNVGKNDVVSVLAPNIPAVYEMHFAVPMAGAVLNTINTRLDAKNIATILIHSGAKVFFVDCQYKELADKALRFLEGPVPSIIAIIDDVDTPTGVRFGQFEYEQLVQRGNPGYTGELIQDEWDPIALNYTSGTTSAPKGVVYSHRGAYLSTLSLILGWEMGSAPVYLWSLPMFHCNGWTFTWGVAARGGTNVCIRNTSAKDMYQSIADHKVTHMCCAPIVFNILLEAKPHERREITSPVEILTGGAPPPASLLEKIESLGFHVTHAYGLTEATGPALVCEWQTKWNKLPQQDQAKLKARQGISILTLADADIKDLDTMASMPRDGKTMGEIVLRGSSIMKGYFKDPEATSKAFRNGWFVTGDVGVIHPDGYLEIKDRSKDVIISGGENISSVELESVLYRHPRVLEAAVVAMPHPKWGESPCAFISVKKNSNGETNDVKESEIIAYCRKNLPRFMIPKRVEFMAELPKTSTGKIQKFQLREVAKNFAVNEKLPSKKPTGSSTPSVSGQVNTEVPGYAHEQVLAMSRL; this comes from the exons ATGGATCAACTACAAAAATGTGATGCAAATTATGTTCCTCTCACCCCCGTAACTTTCTTGAAGAGAGCTAGTGCTGTTTATGCCAACCGCACCTCTGTTATCTATGAAGGCACCCGCTTCACATGGAGGCAAACTTATGAACGTTGCTGCCGCCTTGCTGATTCCCTCCGGTCCCTTAACGTCGGAAAGAACGATGTT GTGTCCGTGTTGGCTCCAAATATTCCAGCAGTATACGAGATGCATTTCGCTGTGCCTATGGCTGGAGCAGTTCTCAATACTATCAACACAAGGCTAGATGCCAAGAACATAGCCACCATTCTTATCCATTCAGGAGCTAAGGTTTTCTTCGTGGATTGCCAATACAAGGAGTTAGCGGATAAGGCCCTTCGATTCCTGGAAGGCCCTGTGCCATCAATTATTGCTATTATCGATGACGTTGACACACCTACCGGTGTCCGATTCGGTCAGTTCGAGTATGAACAACTTGTCCAAAGGGGCAATCCAGGATACACAGGTGAACTAATTCAAGATGAATGGGATCCTATTGCCTTGAATTATACATCAGGAACAACATCTGCTCCGAAAGGAGTTGTTTATAGTCATAGAGGTGCTTATCTTAGCACTCTTAGCCTAATTCTTGGCTGGGAAATGGGAAGTGCGCCTGTTTACTTATGGTCTCTCCCCATGTTCCATTGCAATGGCTGGACATTCACTTGGGGTGTCGCTGCACGCGGCGGAACCAACGTTTGCATACGCAACACCAGTGCTAAAGACATGTACCAAAGCATTGCTGACCATAAGGTGACTCACATGTGTTGTGCACCAATTGTTTTCAACATTCTGCTTGAGGCCAAACCTCATGAGCGCCGCGAAATCACTTCACCGGTCGAAATACTCACAGGAGGTGCGCCCCCACCAGCCTCATTGCTTGAAAAGATTGAATCTCTCGGATTCCACGTGACGCACGCCTATGGCCTTACTGAGGCTACTGGGCCAGCACTTGTGTGTGAATGGCAGACTAAGTGGAACAAGCTTCCACAGCAGGATCAGGCAAAACTCAAGGCAAGGCAAGGAATTAGCATACTGACACTTGCCGATGCAGACATTAAGGATTTGGACACCATGGCTAGCATGCCGCGTGATGGCAAGACAATGGGAGAAATTGTCCTAAGAGGTAGCAGTATCATGAAAGGTTACTTCAAGGATCCTGAGGCAACTTCCAAGGCCTTCAGGAATGGATGGTTTGTTACTGGAGATGTTGGTGTCATTCATCCTGATGGATACCTGGAAATTAAGGACAGGTCAAAAGATGTGATTATTTCTGGTGGTGAAAATATCAGCAGCGTAGAATTGGAGTCTGTACTCTATAGACATCCAAGAGTCCTGGAAGCAGCTGTGGTGGCAATGCCACATCCCAAATGGGGAGAAAGTCCCTGTGCATTCATCTCAGTGAAAAAGAATTCCAACGGCGAAACGAATGATGTTAAAGAATCTGAAATTATTGCTTACTGCAGGAAAAATCTTCCCCGTTTTATGATTCCAAAGAGGGTGGAATTCATGGCTGAGTTACCAAAAACTTCAACAGGAAAAATTCAGAAATTCCAGTTAAGGGAAGTGGCCAAAAATTTTGCTGTCAATGAGAAGTTGCCCAGCAAGAAGCCTACTGGAAGCAGCACGCCTTCAGTTTCTGGTCAAGTCAATACAGAAGTTCCAGGATATGCTCATGAACAAGTTCTTGCTATGTCTCgtctttga